AGCAAGCCATCGAGTTGAAGGGTTTCCAACAAAGCCTGGACGACTTTGATTTCGCTATTATCCTCCTGAGTGAGGGCTTCGAGCTTGAGGGTGGTGCCTGCTTCCACCGCAAATAAACTCACCAACCCTACAAAACGCTGCTTCCCCTTGGCATCTGTCAGCCCCTGACGAATCCGTTTGCCATCAATGGAGGCTGCATAATTATCGGGAGAGTGAGTCTGGGCTTTCGAGAGCATCCATGCTTCAAATTGGTGGCTCAACGCTTGGAAGTCAAGACCCTTCATCACTCGACGAAAGGTACAGTGAGACGGAACTTCGAGGCTCTCAAGCCCCAATAGCTCACTTAAAGGCTGGCGATAATCGCTCACAAAGGTTTCTAACGGACGGTACCCTTGATATCCAGCAAGCATGCCCATCACCATCAATAGCAACAGCAGCCATAACGGATGAATACGGCCATGGGCACTGCGGAAATCCGGGACTTGCTTCAAAGTATCGATTAGATGGCTCATCGGTCTCTCTACTGTTGGTCAGTAGAACCATCCTATTTTTTCTAGGAGGAACGTAAAACAACCCTGGGTGTAGATCGCTTGAAGAGCTACCGTTTTAGGCGGTCATTTGCAAAATATGCTGTTGATAGAGTTGACTCAACTGCTGGGCTACACCTTGCCAGCTAAAGGTTGTTTCTACTCGTTTGCGGGCGGCGAGTCCCCATTGTTCTCTGAGAGCAGGATCTGCCAAAATTTGATCAATGGCTCGGGAAAATCCAGGAATATCTTTGGCCGGGATGAGTAAGCCCGTTTCATGGGGTAGAACGGTGAACTGTAGCCCCCCTACATCGCTGGCAATCACGGGTGTTCGGCTAGCCATTGATTCTATGGCGACTAGGCCAAAGGGTTCATAGTGACTCGGAACGACGCTGACATCAGCTGCTGCATAGTAGTAGGGCAAGGCGTCATTGCTAATTCGCCCCGGAAATTGTGTATGGTCGGCTAGATCGAGATCTTGAACGATACCTTCAATGCGATCGCGTTCCCAACCGTCTTTTTCCCCCGGACGACTACCCCCCCCAATAATCAAGCGTAAGGAGTCATCTGTCCTAAATTTAGACTGAGCCATGGCCCGGACGAGGGTTTCAATGCCTTTGCGAGGGTCAAAGCGACCAATATAGAAGACGACTTTAGCGTCTAGGGGAATGTCCAACTTTTGGCGGGCCTCGGCTCGGGTCATCGCTCCATAGCGACCAATGTCGGTGCCACAGGGAATGACTTGAATATTGCCACGGGATGAAAGATGCGATCGCATATGAGCTTCTTCCTGAGGACTCGTGGCCACAATACAGTCCGCAGCTTCTAAGCATTGCTTTTCGATCGCGAGCCGAGTCTTCGCAATGGTAGGAATATTGGGAACATTGGCATACTTGATCGCCCCTAGGGAGTGGTATGTATGCATTTGAACCAGAGGTTGGTGCTGTTTTAGTTCCATGCCGACCCAGCTGGACAGCCAATAATTCGTGTGCACCAAAGGATATTGACAGCCTTCTTGCTGTTGAAACCCTAGAAGTTCTCTGACGAATTGTGGTAGATACTCAAAAATTTCGTCCCGACTCACAAATTCAGTGGGGCCAGCAGTTAGGCGAATGGTGCGACAACCAGAGCAATGTTGGACCTGCTCAGCTTGTTGAGGGTGAGCCTTTCGGGTAAACATATCTACCTGCCAGCCGAGATGAGCTAGCGCTTCACCTACTTGGCGGACATAGACATTTTGTCCACCTGCTTCTTCTGCACCGATCTCAACTGCAGGATCACCATGTACAGAAATCAGTGCAACTTTGGTTGGCGGTCCATGGGGTGAGATTGGACTAAATGGACTCATGACCCTGCGCAGAACTAAGTAACACTTAGCAAGAATACTTCCAAAATTTGCAAAATAAATCAACAAATATTTATACAAAGCATAGCCTACAACCACCCTTTCCCTGATGAATTGCTGTGTTTCTCAACAATCGCCCAGCAAAAAAATGCTGAATGCGGAAATGATCCCCATTGTGATCCCTTTCCATAAGCTGGGGTTTTCGTATCCATTAGACATCAAAAACAGCAATTATCCGTAAATGCTTTGTTATAGATTTAATCCAATGTATATTGTTGTTAACATTGATTAAAGTCAACTAAAAGCGCTGACCTATGCAGATAACGAACCGAATCCATTTCCGAAACTTTAGCGGTGACCTCTTTGGGGGGATCACCGCTGCTGTTATTGCTTTGCCTATGGCTTTGACCTTTGGGGTTGCATCTGGTGCAGGTCCTGCTGCGGGCCTTTACGGTGCCATCTTGGTGGGCTTCTTTGCGGCTTTGTTTGGGGGCACGCCTACCCTGATCTCTGAACCTACGGGTCCGATGACTGTCATTATGACAGCGGTCATTGCCAATCTCACAGCAGCAAATTCAGAAAAAGGCTTAGCGATGGCCTTTACGGTGGTGATGATGGCAGGGGTATTCCAGATTCTGTTTGGTGTTCTGCGCTTAGGGAAATACGTCACCCTGATGCCCTATACCGTTGTGTCGGGCTTTATGTCAGGGATTGGCATCATTTTGGTGATCCTGCAGCTGGGACCCTTTTTAGGGGAGGCAGCGCCCAAAGGTGGGGTGCTAGGTACGCTCAGGGAGTTACCGACTCTTTTGTCGGAAATTAACGGCGCTGCGTTGTTTTTAAGCCTATTAACGGTAGCCATCATTGTCCTGATCCCGATCATTGTGCCCACTCAACTCAAGAAGTGGTTCCCACCTCAATTGGTTGCCCTATTAGTGGGTACCTTTGTCGCACTGTGGTTGTTCCCAGGTGCCAGCGTTGATCGGATTGCACCTTTTGAGGCCGGGTTGCCGACCCTACGAATGCCTGTTTTTACCCAGAGCGAACTGCAGCTGATGGTTGTGGATGCGATTATTTTGGCCGTTTTAGGGTGTATTGATGCCCTGTTAACCTCTGTGGTGGCTGATAGTCTAACCCGCACAGAGCATAACTCTAATAAGGAACTGATCGGCCAAGGGATTGGCAACCTAGTGTCTGGTTTGTGTGGTGGTATTGCAGGTGCTGGAGCGACGATGGGCACCGTGGTCAATATTCAAGCGGGTGGGCGAACGGCCCTCTCTGGTTTGACTCGCGCTTTTATCTTGTTGATTGTTGTGCTCTGGGCAGCCCCTTTAACCCAGAATATTCCCTTAGCCGTACTGGCGGGAATTGCCCTCAAGGTGGGGATTGACATTATTGACTGGGATTTCTTAAAGCGGGCTCATCAAGTGTCTTGGAAAGGGACCGCCATTATGTATGGGGTGATTGCCCTCACCGTTTTTGTTGACCTGATGGTGGCTGTGGGGATTGGGGTGTTTATTGCCAATATCGTTACGATTGATCGCCTGAGTACCCTGCAATCCAAATCAGTGAAGGCCATCACTGATGCAGACGATGAAATTCAACTGACAGAGGAAGAGAAAAAACTCCTCGATCAGGGCCAAGGACGCATGTTGCTCTTTCATTTAAGTGGTCCCATGATTTTTGGTGTGGCGAAAGCAATTTCACGAGAACAAAAAGCACTGAAATATTGTGAGGCTTTGGTTCTAGACTTGAGTGATGTGCCTCATATGGGGGTTACCTCGTCCTTGACCATTGAGAACGCGATTGAAGAAGCTCTCGACAAAGGTTGTTCTGTTTTTGTGGTTGGGGCTGCTGGCCAAACGAAACGCCGTCTAGGCAAATTAGGGATTTGGGACCGTCTTCCCCCGGAAAATTTATTGGCAACTCGAGTAGAAGCGTTGCGCAAAAGTGTCGCAGGTCTGGATCACTATGCGACCTCCGGTTGAGAATAGCTCACCCTTAATGTCTGGATGCTTAATCAAGGATGTTTTTCTGATTTGACAGATTATTGTTCACTTAATGTGGGATATGAATACATTCATCGATACTTTATCAATGTCACCGCTTCTCCAAGGCGGCATTTCTCAGCCTTGGTTAATCGCTGCAGCTAATGCAGATGAAGCGCCCCTCATCCTCTCAGGGGTACTCCTTAGCCTAGTGGTCATTTATCTGGCTAGTAAGCTTGGCGGTGAGTTATCACAGCTCTTAAACTTACCGCCTGTATTAGGAGAACTAGTGGGGGGTGTGGCCATTGGGGCCTCAGCCTTGCACCTGCTGGTCTTTGCGGAAGGTGGAACGGTGGCTGCCGATTCGGCCTTAATGCCGATTCTGCAGTTTATTGGCGGCAATCTTAGTGCGGAATCGATTACCTCAATTTTTGAAAGCCAGAGCGAAATCATTGAGATTTTGTCTGAGCTGGGGGTAATTATTCTGTTGTTTGAGATTGGCTTAGAGTCGGATCTCAGAGAACTGACGGAAGTGGGCTATCAGGCGGTGTTAGTGGCGGTTGTTGGAGTGGTGGCTCCCTTTACTGCAGGAACAGCCGGATTAATTCTCCTGTTCAATATGCCCACGATTCCCTCGATTTTTGCTGGAGCAGCGTTGACGGCAACCAGTATTGGTATTACCTCCAAAGTCCTGTCTGAATTGGGCTTTCTCAAATCAAAAGAAGGCCAAATCATTGTGGGGGCTGCCATTATTGATGATGTGTTAGGCATTATCGTCTTGGCGGTGGTGGCTAGCTTGGCGAAAACGGGCGAAGTCGATATCGTTAATGTTCTGTATTTGATTGGTAGTGCCACGGCGTTTTTGGTGGGCTCCATTCTATTAGGTCGATTTTTCAATCAGGCCTTTGTGACCATTGCCGATCAGCTCCAAACTCGCGGCAAACTGGTGATTCCTGCTTTGAGTTTTGCTTTTCTTATGGCTTTCCTCGCCAATGCAATTCACCTAGAAGCGATTTTGGGTGCCTTTGCAGCAGGTTTAGTGCTCGATGAAACCGATAAGCGCAAAGAGCTGGATCAGCAGGTGGTTCCCATTGCCGATATTCTCGTGCCGGTTTTCTTTGTGACTGTAGGGGCAAAAGCTGACTTAAGCGTTTTGAATCCTGCTATTCCTGAAAACCGTGAAGGTCTTGTTATTGCTGCCTTTTTGATTGTGGTGGCGATGATTGGCAAGCTGATTACGGGTTGGACTGTGATCGGTCAGCCTGGGATTAATCGATTTGCCATTGGCGTCGGTATGATTCCTCGGGGAGAAGTAGGTCTAGTGTTTGCTGGTATCGGTTCAGCCAGCGGTGTCCTAGATAAGCCCTTAGAAGCGGCGATTATTACGATGGTGATTCTAACTACCTTTGTGGCGCCGCCGTTATTGCGGGTAGCGTTTAAAGGTGGTGCGATCGCAATTGAGTCTCCGGCTAACTAGCACATCTCGAGAACTGCGATGCTGGGGTGATATCGCAGTTCCCTCACCCACTTCTCTCACCCCCTTTTTTAATTAACTCTTTTTAAAATCACCATGTTAGAAGCGTTTATCTTTGCGACGATTCTCTGTGGCTTTTTCGGCATCATCCTCAAGCAAAATCTGATGATGAAGATTATTGCAATGGATGTGATGAGTACTGGCGTCATTGCCTATTACGTCAAGATCTCAGCCCGACAAGGATTATTCACTCCCATTCTCACCAATAGTCATCAAGGGGCCTATGCGGATCCGGTCCCTCAAGCCGTGATTTTGACGGCAATTGTGATTGGTTTTTCGATTCAAGCGTTGATGCTGGTGGGCGTCATGAAGCTCTCCCGCGACAATCCCACCTTAGAAAGCCGCGAGATTGAAAAGACCTACACACCATGAACACCCTGACGATTATTTGGATAGCCCTGCCGTTTTTCGTGGGGTTTGTAGGGTATCTAGTCCCTAAAGTTGATCGGTACTTAGCCTTGGCCATGACCTTGGTGTCTGCCAGCTATGCCGCTCGGGTGTTGATGGAATCAATGCCGCTGACGGTGGAGCTGATGGATAACTTTGGGGTCACCCTCCAGATTGATAGTCTGAGTGGCTACTTTATCTTGACTAATGCCTTAGTTACGGCTGCCGTGATTTGCTACTGCTGGGGAACGGGAAAATCCGCGTTTTTTTATACCCAGACTATTATTCTCCATGGCAGCGTCAACGCCGTCTTTATTTGTGCTGACTTTATTAGCTTATATGTGGCCCTAGAGGTGATTGGCATTGCCGCCTTTTTGCTGGTGTCTTACCCCCGCACCAACCGGGCGATTTGGGTGGCTTTGCGCTACCTGTTTATCAGCAATACGGCCATGCTGTTTTATTTGGTGGGGGCTGTGTTGGTGTATCAAGCCAACAACTCCTTTGCCTTTGCGGGCTTGGCAAAGGCACCCCCAGAAGCCTTAGCCTTGATTTTCCTGGGACTGCTGACCAAAGGCGGCATCTTTGTATCGGGGTTGTGGTTACCCTTAACCCATTCCGAGTCAGAAACCCCTGTCTCTGCCCTACTCTCCGGTGTTGTGGTGAAAACAGGTGTCTTTCCTTTGGCTCGGATGGCCTTGATGGTGGATGCAGTCGCCCCAGTGATCACCTTATTTGGGATTGGCACCGCCTTTTTGGGAATTAGCTTGGCTCTCTTCGAGCAGGATACCAAGCGGCTGTTGGCTCAAAGCACGATTTCCCAACTTGGATTTATCCTGGCTGCCCCTGCTGTAGGTGGGTTCTATGCCTTGACCCACGGCTTGGTGAAAGCCACCCTCTTTTTAACCGCAGGCACCTTGCCTAGTCGAGATTTTCAGGAACTGCACAAGCAGCCAATTCCGCGATCTCTATGGCTGGTCTTGGTTATGGCCAGTTGCTCCATCTCCGGTATTCCCCTCTGGGCTGGTTTTGCTTCCAAGGCCTTAACCCTAAAGAGTTTGCTGCCCTGGCAAATGATTACCCTCAATATTGCCACTGTGGGTACCAGTGCCATCTTCGCCAAATTTATCTTTTTGCCCCATCAAAGTGAATCTAAGTCGATTAGGCCCGGCTTTTGGGTAGCAGTGCTGCTGCTATTAGGCGGCTTGCTGGCGGCGAATGGTGTCTATTACCAGGCTTATACCCTAGCCAATATTGGCAAAGCCATAGCAAAAGTAGGGATTGGCTGGCTGGTCTATTGGCTCGTTATCCGACGGGTGGTGCTGAAACTACCACGGGTCCAAGAACAAATCGAGCATTTAATTGGGGGGATGAGCTTAATGTTAGTTCTACTGTTCTGGATGGTGTTGGCATGACTGGATATCTAAATATTCTGCTGCGCTTAGCCATCTGGTTTTTGCTGACCGCCGATTTTGGCATTGCCAATATCATCATTGGCGTCTGTGTAGCTCTATTGCTACCGCGCCGCGCAAATCCGGGGGCCTTAAAAGATTGGCTGCATGCGATCGGGGAAATTATTATTGCCATTCCCCAAGCTTTTATTGAGGCGATTGAAATTATGGTTCGTCCCCATCGCTATGAAGCGATGACGATGGAACATGTCAAACCACAACGCACTCCTGGTCTAATTTTTCTCGATATTTTCGTGATTACCTTTACCCCGAAAACCATTGTGTTGAAATACCACGAGGAAGGGTTGTACGAAGTCCACCGGATCCAGCGGAGGAAGCAGTCATGAATATCATCCTAATTGCGATGATTCTGGCCCTAGCGATTCCCATTTATGAAGCCTGTCAGGACGAGGATGTGTGGCAGAAAATGTTGGCCTTTGCCAGTATCGCCAGTAAAACGTCGATCATGATTTTGGTAATTTCAGTTCTGCGGGATGACTGGATGATTGGCGTTGTCGGGGTGTTGATTCTCAGTGTTGGCAATGCAGCCCTGATGCTGTTGGCTCATATTATTAAACGGATTAGTGACGGATGATTAACGCAATTAGTTATGTCTGTATGGGCATGGGCATGGTCTTCTGGTTTTGGGGCACCTGGCCCTTAGTGGGTCACCGCTCAGTGCTGTATAAGCTCCATAGCCTCTCCGTGGCCGATACCTTGGGTTCCATGTTAATTGTCGTCGGTTTGCTGCTTAAAATTCCCCGAGAGTGGCCCTTGCTGGTGTTAGCCATTCTATCCCTGGCCATCTGGAATACGGTGCTGGGATATGTGTTGGCCTATTGCTCAAGTAGTCCCAAGGAGGCCGAGACATAATGGAAGATAGCTATGTTTACATCATTATTGCCCTGTTGCCTTTGACCGCAACAATGGTGGTGCTGCAGGTCAATCCCTACCATGCTCTGATTATTCGGGGGATTTTGGGTGCGGTAGCCGCTCTGGTCTATGCCGTCTTGGGGGCAGCAGATGTGGCCTTAACAGAGGCTCTCGTCGGAACTATGCTGGCGATTACCCTCTATGCAGTAGCAGTCCGCTCCTCCCTAGTGGTGCGATTGGGAGTACTCCAAGCCGTCGAGCCCCAAGGGTTTCAATCTTGGATTGAAGGATGTCGGACGGTATTCTCTAAGCACTATATGCGCTTAGAGCTGGTCAATTACCCCAATGACCAAGACCTCCGCCAAGCCTTGAATGAAAAGGAAGTGCATGCCATTTATCTGCCTCAACAGCCTGCTGAATCCCAGGATCAAGCCCTAATTCGCGTCCCTCGCTTATACGAAATTATGGAAGCAGAATTGACATCACCCGCAACAACCCTGACCTGTGTAACGGTGGCTGAGTCTGCGGAGGTGAAGGTATGAAGTGGCTGTATATCCTTGCGGGCTTGGCTCTCTATGTCAAAATTTTGGTGATGCCTAATCCAGACTTAGATATCCCTGATCTATCGTTTGTGCAGGCTGTTGTCGATGATAGTGGTGTTCCCAATGCCTTAGCGGGCATTATTTTCAGGAATCGCCTCTACGACACGATTTTCGAGGTGGTGGTGTTTACCATTGCAATTATGGGCGTCCGTTTTCTGCTGGCGGATGAGCAGCCCTCTAAAAAGGTGCATCGATTTACAGATGAACCCTCGATTGTCCTTGCCAGGTTAGGGGCAACCATTGCCTCCTTGGTTAGTATCGAGTTAGCGATTCGAGGTCATTTAAGTCCTGGAGGCGGATTTGCAGCAGGTGTGGCAGGCGGTACCGCGATAGGTCTAATTGCGATTACCTCATCTTCGAAGTGGATGCAAGGAATCTATCAGCGCTGGCGAGCGGCTATGTGGGAGAAGATTTCCGTGCTGATATTTTTGGTCTTAGCTGCAATCACGTTGGTCGGTTTTGAGTTACCTCACGGTGAACTCGGTGCTTTGGTCAGTGGGGGTGTGATTCCTATTCTTAATGTATTGGTGGCGATTAAGGTAGCTCTCGGTTCTTGGGCTGTGATTTTGGTGTTTATTCGATATCGTGGGTTGTTGTAGGCTATGTCTTGTAATGCTTCCAAAGGAGCAACGGCAAGTTTGCATATCGGAAAACTTCCGTGAAGCTGCTTTAGCATTCAGCGGTGCTAATGTAAAACTAGCTTTGTGTTGAGAGTTAGAAAAGCTATAACTGTTTTTATGTTAGGAAGAGATCAGCCTTCTAAGCCTAATCATTAATCAATCGATGGACATAGTTGCTGCCACACCTGATGAAATCAACGTAATGATCTGCTATCGGGATGGGCAGAAGCAAAGCCTGAAACAGACGCCATTTTTCTCGTTTGCCAACAAACGCTGGTACCGAGACAAAATCGCTGAAATTGACTGCTACATCAATGCAGCAAAAGTCACGGAGCGTGTCTTCTCTGTTCCAGGCTTCAAACGCAGAATATCTTGGTGGGATGAGTCTAAGAGCTGCTACTACACTGAAATAAACGGCCTCATCTGTGAAATTGACGAATATGTACATGGCGATTGTCTTTGCATTCAGCAAAGTGCTACTCCACAGGTAACCGTGCACGAATGCCCAGACGGTGAAGTGTGTACTGCGATCATTATTGACGCAGACATCAACAGAATTGAAGACATATCCGATGCTGTCTCTAGTGAAGTACCAGTGTGCAGCGTATTTCCCGGTTACTACGAATCCATCGTGGCCGATATCAACGCGTGCGTGGAGCCCTTGTTTCCGCATGAACGCCCTGAATATGTCAATGACGATGTTTATTGGTTTTACTTTCACAACGAATGCGCTCATTGTGCCGCAGCATATGGTGCTTAAGGAAGATGCCTAGAGCCACTTCAACCGATGACTGATGAACTTCTCGAACACATACGCAAACGCCCAAGAATGTACGTTGGCTCGACCGAGTTTTGGGGCTTCATCAACTACTTAGTCTGCGCGTATCGCTTGTTGATTCAGTGGGGGGCAACCCGTATCGAGCTGACGCAAGACACTGCGTTTACGCTTTATTCTGACGCCACGCTCCCTTTGGATTTAGACACTAACAACCCGTTTGAGTCCATCTCGACAAACTTTAACCATGTCGATGCATGTATCCTGAACGCATTGTCAAAGCGGCTGGATATTTACAACGCAGATGGCGTTGCCTACGCATATGAGCTTGGGAAACGAGTAACCAGTTCGAGCGAACACTTGGCGTCAATTGGTGTGACACTTCATTTCATCCCAGATGATGACATATTCTCCGTGACCGATCTTCAACCAGCGGTTGTCAGCAGCTACCTCCACCGCATGTCATATTTATATCCTCGTATTCAGTTTTCGGTCATCGCTGACGACTACAAATCGGTTTACTCGCGTCCTGGTGGTATCGCGGAGATGTTTAAGGGTGTCTCAGCTCCCTATCAACTGCTACATGAACCGATTCATGTGTCCGGTAAGGATGGCGACTTCGAGATGGAACTGGTCTTTGCATTCCACAGTTGGTCCGAGGAAATGACGTGGACCTTTGCCAATTACGGACGCGCTGCTGATGGCGGCACCCATGATGACGGATTGCGTGCTGCCTTGGATGACTTTGCAAGCGAGGTGATCGGCAATGATGACAGGCATAATCGTCCTGGCTATTTGGCTATATTGTCTTTTCAATACCCCAATGTACAATTTGCGGGATGTATCAAGAGCAAGATTGGCAACATCGAATTGGAAGCAAAAACATACAACTTGGTTGGCAAACTATTAAGTTCGATTGATGTGGTAGGTCTAGCGCACCTCAAAAGCATGAGCCGATTTCAGTCCGCAGACTTTTGGTGATACCCAAATTGCCTTGCATCACCCGTGACAGAGCAATGCTATGAACTGGAGCGGTTAAGGCAGACTGATTCATAATGGACACTCAATGATTGCCACTCGATAACAGCAAGTGTTAGACCTCTATCCTGCTTTGCAGTTTTTTGGGTGAGAAATTCTCGACAAAATGAGAGAACAAGTTTGTGATAATCTCTGACCGACGGTAAAGTTTGCTCCCGATATAGCAGGCATGGCAAAACTCCCAAACGACATCTCAGAGACAATCTGGAGATTAAAGCGGCAATTAGCTGATGTGATCGAGAATGCTAGAACTACTGAGTTCGCCCTGTTCAACACATTCGGTGAAACCGAACGAACCATTGTTTATCTTGACGATTTGCAAAGTGTTGCAGAGCAGGCGACTGAGCGATTTACCCAGTTTTCAAGCCTGCAAATTCGGATTTTCAACATTCAGCCTCATGTTCCAAGAGATATGCTAGAGCTAGTGATGCAAATTATTTCGAATACAGAGGCTAGACTGCCAGCACTAGAACAAAGTATTCAAGAAATTAAGACCGAGTGGAAGTTACCATGACCAACCAACTATTGATGCCCGATCCGTCCGTTGATCCACGTCTGTTGGGAAATCTTCGTCGTGCTCGTCTAGAAATTGAGGAATTAGGATTACAGCTTGATGAAGTACTGGCTAAATTTGACGAAGAAATCCGTCAGCAAAGGCTTAAACGCATTCAGCAGTCCTTAAATCTTGCCGACAAGCAACCACTTAGTTCATGACTATCAGTGGAAGTGTTAACACGGAAGTAAGCGTTCAGATCTCTGATGGTTAGATTGATAGAAGACACTCCGATGACTCAAGTTACCCTCAATATCCCGGATGACTTATTTGAGAATTCAGACGACACTTCCATAGACTTAGCCCAGCGATTACAGTTAGCAGCCGCGATCTACTGGTATACCCGTGGCGAGATCTCCCAAGGGAAGGCTGCACAGTTAGCTGAAATGACACGTAAAAAATTCCTTGAACGATTGGCCCATGAAAACCTAGATGTGTTTCAAGTCGATTTAGAAGATTTAGCTCAGGAGTTAGTCTTAGACTGTCGGCTAACATGAGGTAAGACTTATGGGTCACAAGTATGGTCACAACAGTTGTACCAGTTGAGCATGAAGCCATTGGAGAAAAACGCGTCAGTGTTAGCGGCTTGACGTGGGATGCCTATCAGCAAATTCTGCATGCCTTACCTAATAGTCGAGCAGTTAGACTCACCTATGACCAAGGAACTTTAGAAATCGCGATGCCTCTGGAAGATCATGAATTTGCCCTGCGATTAATTGAGCGATTCATTGTGATTTTGGTGGCGACTATGGGAATGAAGATCAAAACAATGGGGTCCACAACCATGGATCGCCCAGATTTAGATCGGGGGTCTGAACCCGATTGTGCCTATTACATTCAAAATCAAGCGGTGGTTGCAGGACGGAAGGTTGACTTCTCTCAAGATCCACCACCGGATTTGGTTGTAGAAGTAGACATTACCAACACGGATATTGCTAAAGATCGGCTGTATGCCTCGATGGGAGTGCCTGAGTTTTGGCGCTATAACGGGCAGGTGTGGCGGATTTTTCAACTGCAGGGAGAAGCGTATCACGAATGCGATCGCAGCCCCACCTTCAATTGGGTCAACAAAGAAGACCTATACCACTTCCTAGCACAAGCTCAACAGGATGAAATTGCTGCGGAGCAAGCGTTCC
The genomic region above belongs to Acaryochloris sp. CCMEE 5410 and contains:
- a CDS encoding SulP family inorganic anion transporter, with translation MQITNRIHFRNFSGDLFGGITAAVIALPMALTFGVASGAGPAAGLYGAILVGFFAALFGGTPTLISEPTGPMTVIMTAVIANLTAANSEKGLAMAFTVVMMAGVFQILFGVLRLGKYVTLMPYTVVSGFMSGIGIILVILQLGPFLGEAAPKGGVLGTLRELPTLLSEINGAALFLSLLTVAIIVLIPIIVPTQLKKWFPPQLVALLVGTFVALWLFPGASVDRIAPFEAGLPTLRMPVFTQSELQLMVVDAIILAVLGCIDALLTSVVADSLTRTEHNSNKELIGQGIGNLVSGLCGGIAGAGATMGTVVNIQAGGRTALSGLTRAFILLIVVLWAAPLTQNIPLAVLAGIALKVGIDIIDWDFLKRAHQVSWKGTAIMYGVIALTVFVDLMVAVGIGVFIANIVTIDRLSTLQSKSVKAITDADDEIQLTEEEKKLLDQGQGRMLLFHLSGPMIFGVAKAISREQKALKYCEALVLDLSDVPHMGVTSSLTIENAIEEALDKGCSVFVVGAAGQTKRRLGKLGIWDRLPPENLLATRVEALRKSVAGLDHYATSG
- a CDS encoding cation:proton antiporter subunit C, coding for MLEAFIFATILCGFFGIILKQNLMMKIIAMDVMSTGVIAYYVKISARQGLFTPILTNSHQGAYADPVPQAVILTAIVIGFSIQALMLVGVMKLSRDNPTLESREIEKTYTP
- a CDS encoding cation:proton antiporter, with the protein product MSPLLQGGISQPWLIAAANADEAPLILSGVLLSLVVIYLASKLGGELSQLLNLPPVLGELVGGVAIGASALHLLVFAEGGTVAADSALMPILQFIGGNLSAESITSIFESQSEIIEILSELGVIILLFEIGLESDLRELTEVGYQAVLVAVVGVVAPFTAGTAGLILLFNMPTIPSIFAGAALTATSIGITSKVLSELGFLKSKEGQIIVGAAIIDDVLGIIVLAVVASLAKTGEVDIVNVLYLIGSATAFLVGSILLGRFFNQAFVTIADQLQTRGKLVIPALSFAFLMAFLANAIHLEAILGAFAAGLVLDETDKRKELDQQVVPIADILVPVFFVTVGAKADLSVLNPAIPENREGLVIAAFLIVVAMIGKLITGWTVIGQPGINRFAIGVGMIPRGEVGLVFAGIGSASGVLDKPLEAAIITMVILTTFVAPPLLRVAFKGGAIAIESPAN
- a CDS encoding Na+/H+ antiporter subunit E; translated protein: MTGYLNILLRLAIWFLLTADFGIANIIIGVCVALLLPRRANPGALKDWLHAIGEIIIAIPQAFIEAIEIMVRPHRYEAMTMEHVKPQRTPGLIFLDIFVITFTPKTIVLKYHEEGLYEVHRIQRRKQS
- a CDS encoding cation:proton antiporter; its protein translation is MNTLTIIWIALPFFVGFVGYLVPKVDRYLALAMTLVSASYAARVLMESMPLTVELMDNFGVTLQIDSLSGYFILTNALVTAAVICYCWGTGKSAFFYTQTIILHGSVNAVFICADFISLYVALEVIGIAAFLLVSYPRTNRAIWVALRYLFISNTAMLFYLVGAVLVYQANNSFAFAGLAKAPPEALALIFLGLLTKGGIFVSGLWLPLTHSESETPVSALLSGVVVKTGVFPLARMALMVDAVAPVITLFGIGTAFLGISLALFEQDTKRLLAQSTISQLGFILAAPAVGGFYALTHGLVKATLFLTAGTLPSRDFQELHKQPIPRSLWLVLVMASCSISGIPLWAGFASKALTLKSLLPWQMITLNIATVGTSAIFAKFIFLPHQSESKSIRPGFWVAVLLLLGGLLAANGVYYQAYTLANIGKAIAKVGIGWLVYWLVIRRVVLKLPRVQEQIEHLIGGMSLMLVLLFWMVLA
- a CDS encoding Na(+)/H(+) antiporter subunit B translates to MKWLYILAGLALYVKILVMPNPDLDIPDLSFVQAVVDDSGVPNALAGIIFRNRLYDTIFEVVVFTIAIMGVRFLLADEQPSKKVHRFTDEPSIVLARLGATIASLVSIELAIRGHLSPGGGFAAGVAGGTAIGLIAITSSSKWMQGIYQRWRAAMWEKISVLIFLVLAAITLVGFELPHGELGALVSGGVIPILNVLVAIKVALGSWAVILVFIRYRGLL
- a CDS encoding DUF4040 domain-containing protein, giving the protein MEDSYVYIIIALLPLTATMVVLQVNPYHALIIRGILGAVAALVYAVLGAADVALTEALVGTMLAITLYAVAVRSSLVVRLGVLQAVEPQGFQSWIEGCRTVFSKHYMRLELVNYPNDQDLRQALNEKEVHAIYLPQQPAESQDQALIRVPRLYEIMEAELTSPATTLTCVTVAESAEVKV
- a CDS encoding glycosyltransferase, producing MSPFSPISPHGPPTKVALISVHGDPAVEIGAEEAGGQNVYVRQVGEALAHLGWQVDMFTRKAHPQQAEQVQHCSGCRTIRLTAGPTEFVSRDEIFEYLPQFVRELLGFQQQEGCQYPLVHTNYWLSSWVGMELKQHQPLVQMHTYHSLGAIKYANVPNIPTIAKTRLAIEKQCLEAADCIVATSPQEEAHMRSHLSSRGNIQVIPCGTDIGRYGAMTRAEARQKLDIPLDAKVVFYIGRFDPRKGIETLVRAMAQSKFRTDDSLRLIIGGGSRPGEKDGWERDRIEGIVQDLDLADHTQFPGRISNDALPYYYAAADVSVVPSHYEPFGLVAIESMASRTPVIASDVGGLQFTVLPHETGLLIPAKDIPGFSRAIDQILADPALREQWGLAARKRVETTFSWQGVAQQLSQLYQQHILQMTA
- a CDS encoding monovalent cation/H(+) antiporter subunit G yields the protein MINAISYVCMGMGMVFWFWGTWPLVGHRSVLYKLHSLSVADTLGSMLIVVGLLLKIPREWPLLVLAILSLAIWNTVLGYVLAYCSSSPKEAET